AGATACGCTACTACGATCAGGGGCTTGAGGAGTTCAGGCACGCGTTGGAACTCTATCCGGAAGGGCCGCTGGTCTACTTCGAACTTGCCAGCCGCCTGCGAGAATACGGAACACAATTGGACAAAGCCGGCGATCATGAGCGGGGTCAGGCGATGTTGAAAGAGTCTGTCGTCGTACAGAAGAAAGCAGAAGACATGCAGGCCGAGGCGGCACGGCGAATCATGGAAAGGAACGCCGGATGACGCGACTCGAGGGACTGCGCCGGCGCATGACTGAGGCCCGGTGTGACGCATTTGTCAGCTTTGCTCCACCTAGCAATCAGTATCTGACGGGCTTTCGCGGCACCACGTCTGCCGTCATAATCACCGCAAGCGAGGCCCAGTTCTTGTGCGATTTCCGCTATATCGAGCAAGCGGAAGAGATGGTGGACAAAGCCTTTTCCATCGAGCAGATGGCGGGGTCGCTTATCATGCGGGCCGGGGAGCGGCTTGAGCAGTTGGGCGCGCGAGTTGCCGCGTTCGAACCCTCGTATATGACCGTTGCCGAGTTACGCACCCTTCGTAAACACTTCACTCACGAACTCAAGGAAGTCGACGACATCGTCCTGGCTGGCCGCCGCATCAAGGATTCCGCCGAAGTGGAGGCGATACGGGCGGCCCAGTCACTCGCGGAGTCCGTACTTGAAGAAGTTACGGCCCAACTTCGTGTCGGGCAGACCGAACAGGAGGTTGCGGCCCAGTTCGAGTACGGTTTCCGGAAACGGGGCGCCACGGGGCCTTCCTTCGAGTCCATCGTTTTATTTGGTTCCCGATGCTCGCTTCCTCACGGCCAGCCCGGTCCCACCAAGCTCCGGGAGCAGGATACTGTTCTTCTCGACTTCGGTTGCCGGCTCAATGGCTACTGCTCCGACTTGACTCGCACCTATGCGTTTGGTAGCCTCTCCGACTTGTGGTTCGAGGAGATTTACCGCCTAACCTTAACCGCGCAACGCAAGGCCCTGGAATCGATAAAACCGGGTATGCGAGGGCGGGAAGTGGATGCTATCGCTCGGGCAGTAATTGAAGATGGCGGCCACGGTAAGCACTTCGGCCACGGCTTGGGGCACGGGGTGGGGATTGAAATCCACGAAGGACCGAGACTCAACATCGAGTCCGAAACCGTGTTGCAGCCAGGAATGGTCGTAACGGTGGAACCGGGCATCTATCTCCCTGGCCAAGGTGGAGTCCGAATCGAGGACCTCGTAGTGGTCACCGAGTCGGGATACGAGAATTTGACGACCGCACCAAAGGAACTAAGGGTCTTAGGAACATGATTTCGACGGCAGACTTCCGAAACGGGTTGGTAGTACTTCAAGACGGCGAGTTGATGGAAATCGTTGAATTCCAACACGTCAAGCCGGGCAAAGGCGGAGCCTTTGTGCGCACAAAGTTCAAGAACGTGCTGACCGGCCGTGTGCTGGAGCGGACGTTCCGGTCTGGAGAAAAGATGGAGGACGTCCGGCTTGAGGAGCAGACCTGGCAATACCTCTACAGCGACGGCGACCTCTACCATTTCATGGACCCGAACACCTACGAGCAGACGGTCGTTGGTTCCGCCACCGTGGGCGACAACAAAGACTACTTGAAGGAAAACAACTCGGCGAATTTGGTATTCTATGACGGCAAAGTGATTAAACTGAACATGCCGATCACCGTAAACCTGCAAATCACGCGGTGCGATCCGGGAGTGCAGGGAGATAGAGCCACCGGCGGTACGAAGCCCGCCACCTTGGAGACCGGCGCTGTTGTCCAGGTTCCGCTGTTTGTGAATGAAGGTGAAATGATTAAAGTAGACACGCGCACCGGAGAGTACATCGAGCGTGTGAACGCCTGATACCCGCAGAACATGGGTATCGATTCAGGCGAAACGGAGGACGAGTCATTGGATCTCGATAAGCTCCGGGAACTTATAGACATTTTCCAGTCGTCCGATCTTTGGGAAATTGAACTCGAAGAAGAGGGACGGCGTGTTAGGTTGACCAAGGGCCAGCAGGTTGTGCAGCAGCAACCGCAGTCATTTGTGGCGACTTTGCCCCCCGTGGCAGCGCCGGTTATGGCTGCAGCCCCCTTGGCGCCAGTTCCCATTGCTCCCATTAACGTATCACATGCGGCTCCTGCGGCGCCGGAGGCCACTCCCGCCGAAGGAGAGGAAGACCTGGTAACCATTGATTCTCCGATGGTCGGCGTGTTCTACGCCGCTCCTTCGCCCGGCGATCCGCCGTTCGTCAGCGTGGGAGATACCATTGAATTAGACCAGACCGTCTGCATCGTGGAAGCCATGAAACTGATGAATGAGGTGACAGCGAAGTTCCGGGCTGTCATCGTTCGGGTTCTGGTCGAGAATGCGGAGCCGGTCGAATACGGGCAGCCCCTGTTTGCGGTGCGGCCTTTGGACACGGCATAGCGCCGCGCCAGACATCAACTATGTTTCGGCGGATACTTATAGCGAACCGCGGCGAAATTGCCGTGCGTATCATTCGTGCGTGCCGGGAAGCGGGCATCACTTCCATTGCGGTGTACTCCACGGCGGACCAGGATTGTCTCCATGCATCCCTGGCTGATGAGAGCATCTGCATTGGGCCGCCCGTGGCCACGGAAAGCTATCTCCACATGCCGGCGATTATCACGGCCGCGGAGATTTGCGACGCCCATGCCATTCATCCGGGATACGGATTCCTATCCGAAAACCCACGTTTTGCGGCCATGTGCCGTGAGTGCAACATCGGCTTTATCGGACCCTCGCCCGAGGCTATCGCCCTCAGCGGCAACAAATCGGCGTGCCGCGACAAAGTGAAAGCTGCCGGCGTGCCGGTTGTTCCTGGCAGCGAAGGCCTTGTGACCAACGGCGAGCAGGCCCTCGCCATCGCGCGGCAGATTGGTTTCCCCGTGCTGGTCAAGGCTTCCGCGGGCGGTGGCGGTAAGGGCATGCGCATCGCCCACAACGATGTCGCGTTGCAGAAAGCCGTCGGCATGGCTTCCGCGGAAGCGCAGACCGCGTTCGGTGACGCAGGGGTATACATCGAGAAGTTTGTCGAGAACGCCCGGCACATCGAGTTTCAAATCCTCGGCGATGAGCATGGCCGCATTATGACCCTTGGCGAACGCGAGTGTACCGTGCAGCGGCGTCACCAGAAGCTCATCGAGGAGACTCCCTCAACGAGGCTCAATTCGTCGATGCGTTCCAAGATGGCCAAGGCCGCTATTCGCGCGGCAAAAGCCATCGGCTACACGAACGCAGGCACGGCGGAGTTCATCGTTGCGCAGGATGGGTCATTCTACTTCATCGAATTCAATGCCCGCATTCAAGTAGAGCATCCCGTGACGGAAGAAGTCACCGGCATGGACCTTGTTCGCGAGCAGATCCGAATTGCCGCGGGTGAGCCCTTGAAGAGCACCTGGGTCAAGACCGAGGGCCACTCGATCGAGGCGCGCGTCTACGCGGAAGATCCGGATGCCAATTTCGCTCCCAGCCCGGGCACGGTCACAAGCTGCCACATTCCCGGCGGACCCGGTATCCGAGTGGACAGCCATCTCTTCGCGGGCTATACCGTTCCCAGGTACTACGACTCCCTGCTGGCCAAAGTCATTGCCCGCGGCGCCACGCGCGACGAAGCCATCAGCCGGTTGGCGGGGGCCTTGCAGGAGTTCACCGTGGTCGGTGTAAAGACATCGGCTGCGCTGTGCGCGCGTATCGTACAGAGCGACCGGTTCCGCAGAGGGGAACTCAGCACCGACATGGTGGATCAATTCATTGCAAAAGGGCGCTGATCCCGACCGGTCTTTGTTGTATCCTAATTGAGCGTCGATTCAGTCTTGGTATAACCGCTCCCGCTAGGAGCAAGGTGAGTCGCCATGAGACTTCTTCAACACGCCATTCTAGTTGTACTCGGAGTGGGTATCTTCATTGCCGGCGTCGCCCTCGCCACCGTTCCGGTCAGCACGCTTTACAATGTGCTGATTACTAAAGTTCCGGTGCCTCACGAAGATCTTTGGCGTATTGGCATCGGCCTCGCGATCGCGGCGGTTGCCCTCTTTGCGATTCTTCCTTTCGGTGGGTTTCGCCGCGGCCGGCGCATCACGTTCCAGAGCGCGCAGGGCAACGTCACCTTCCAACTCGATTCCGTTGAAGCGGCCCTGCGCAAGTCTTTGAAGAAGCTGCCCACTGTCAGAAGGGTGAGCGTCGAAGTGAGCGCCGACGAGAACAGCCGCAAGGTGAAGATCAGTTCGAATGTTCTGTTGTACAAGGCGGGCGGCGCCAGCGCGCGCGAAGCCGCGATCCAGCTTAGCAACGAAATCGCACGCCAGGCCCGTCAACTGCTCGGTGCAGACGAGGTCGCCACCGTGGACCTCAATATCGACGGTATTATAGTCGACGGAAAGGACGTGTCGACCTCGCCGGTCGAGACCTTTCGAGACCACGTAAAGGAGAACCTTCCAACAGGCAAGCCCGATACGGCAAAGCCTTTAGTTCCCGTGTCGGCTCCAGCCTCCGTGGCCGCCCCCGCTGCCGTCGCAGCGGTCGCAGCGCCTGCACCGCTTCCCGACGTTTCGGAGTGGGAAGCGCCCGCACCGGCCAATGACGATCTCCTCACGTACGAGGATTCGCTGAAGCTCCGTGAAGACACTGAGCACGAAGAGGATGACGACGATCTTGCCGTCACACCGGGCGCGGACGATGAGGAGTCTTCGGAAGCAGGATTTACCGCAGAATTGCCGCATGTCTCAGAGAGCACATCGTTTGACAGCTTGACGGATGACGACGAGCGCAAGCCCGACGAGGATAAGCCAGCTCTTTCGTAAGTTCGGCATGATGCCTGTGGGAACCGGTTGTCCCTGTCTGCAGTAGTCCAGTGCGAGGAAAGGAGAGCGCTCGCGCGTGCGCTTGACGTGACCTCCCAAACCGTTGTATAACTACTGCACCATGCGCAATAACGGCGCCCAAAACGGAGAACCGGTGATGTCGTTCCTATCGATCGCTTCCCTTCGATGGCGTCACCATATTCATTCCTAATCTCCGCGTTTCCTTTTTTCTTTTTTTCCCATGTTCGTTTACGTACTCGTTCAATTCGTGAGCGGTACTTTCAGAAAGGAGCACCATGCAATCCGAATCGTCTTCCGTTCGAGCGCTGTACGACATACTCAAGACCGATGATAAGGGGCTTGTCGCTGCCATTATCCAGCACCACGAGACCGGCCAAGTCTTGATGTTGGGTTACATGAACGAAGAGTCTCTCGGCATCACGCTTCGCGAACGGAAGGCGTGCTTCTGGTCCCGCTCCAGGCAGAAGCTTTGGCGAAAAGGCGAAACTTCCGGCAACGTGCTCAACGTCATCGAGATCCGCGTCGACTGCGACGGCGATGCGCTGCTTGTCAAGTGCGATCCCATTGGGCCCACCTGCCACACCAATGAAACGAGCTGTTTTTATCGGAAGGTGGACTTTGACGCCAGCATGACCTTAGCCGGCGACGGCGTCGCAAAAGAATAGAAGTAGGGTATGGGGTCTGGGATTTGGGGTCTAGTGAAAACCCCAGCAAAGTGCCGAGTTCTACTGACCAGTCCCCAAACCCCAGACCCTTGTACATAACTCAGAATCAATCAAAGAAGAGCATAGAAGTAAACCGCGGAACCATCCGCAGATGAGGAATAGATCATGATTCATCCAACATTGGAGGAGTTCAGAAAGCTCGCCAAACCTGGGGCAGTGGTCCCTGTGTATCGCGATGTCGTTGCGGACTTGGAAACGCCGGTCACGGCGTATCTGAAGATTGCCAAGGGCCAAGCTTACTCGTTCCTGTTAGAAAGCGTCGAGAAGGCCGATCAGATTGGCCGGTATTCGTTTCTTGGCGCGAATCCCTCGACGGTCTTTCGATCCAAGGGCCGCGACGTTGTGCTCACGCGCGACGGACGTCAATCGTCGTTCACGTCGGACGACCCCCTCGAAGAATTGCGCAAGATCATGAAGGATTACCAGCCTGTGCCGGTGGAAGGCGTCCCATCATTCCATGGCGGTGCGGTTGGTTATATGTCCTACGATCAGGTCCGGTTCTTCGAGAAGTTGCCCGACAAGAATCCTGACGCGCTCAATTTGCCCGACCTGTATTTCATGATCACGGACACCATCCTGATCTTCGATCACGTTAACAACCGCCTCAAGGTAGTCTCGAACGCGCACGTTAAGAGCGACACAGCGTCTGCGTACAACGAGGCCGTCCGCAAGATAGACGATCTTGTCGCCACGCTGAAGAAACCTCTCTTCGTCACGACCGAGCGCATGCACTCCGGCGAGGTCAACGCGGAGATCAAGTCGAGCTTTACCAAAGAAGCGTTCTGCGCCGCTGTCGACAAAGCGAAGGAGTATATCTGCGCGGGCGACATCTTCCAGGTGGTGTTGTCGCAACGCTTCGAGCGCGAAGTATACGCGAGTCCCACGAATCTTTACCGCGCGCTTCGCTGCATCAATCCGTCGCCCTACATGACCCTGGTGCAATACCCCGAGTTTTCGCTGGTTGGATCCAGCCCGGAAGTGATGACTCAGGTGCGCAACGGGCGATGCATGGTGCGGCCCATCGCAGGCACTCGTCCGCGCGGCGCGAGCGCGGCGGAAGACCTGGCCCTCGAAAAGGATCTCATGGCCGACGAGAAGGAGCGTGCCGAGCACATTATGCTGGTCGACTTGGGTCGTAACGACATCGGCCGAATCAGCGATCCCGGCACGGTTGCGCCATCGCGCTTAATGACCATTGAGCATTACTCTCACGTGATGCATATCGTCAGCGAAGTCGAAGGCCGCATCCGAAAGGATGCAGACGCTTTCGAGGCACTTCGCGCAACCTTCCCCATGGGAACGGTTAGCGGAGCGCCGAAAATTCGCGCCATGGAGATTATCGACGAATTGGAGCCGGTGCGGCGCGGACCCTACGCGGGCGGTTGCGGCTACATCAGCTTCTCGGGAGACATGGACACCTGCATCATCATCAGAACGATGGTGGTTAAGGACGGAGTCGCCTACTTGCAGGCCGGCGCCGGCATTGTCTACGACAGCGTGCCCGAACGCGAATACGATGAAACCGTCAACAAGGCAAAGGCTCTGTTCCGGGCCGTTGAGTTCGCGGAGAAAGGACTCGAATCATGATCGTACTCATTGACAACTACGATTCGTTCACGTACAACCTCGTGCAGTACTTTGGCGAATTGGAGCGGGACATTCGGGTCTTTCGCAACGATGCCATTGACGTGGAAGGCATCCGCGCGCTCAATCCCGACCGCATCGTGATTTCGCCGGGGCCCTGCACGCCGCACGAGGCGGGAATTTCCATCGACGTCATCAAGCAACTCGGGCCGGAGTTTCCCTTGTTGGGCGTGTGTCTGGGGCATCAGGCCATCGGAGCGGCATTCGGAGGCGACGTTGTACGCGCAGGGCGCATCATGCATGGCAAGGTCTGCGCCATGACCCACACGGGCAACCGATTCTTCAAAGACGTGCCCTCGCCGTTCACGGCAACGCGTTACCATTCGCTGATCATCAAACGCGACACGTGCCCGAAGGACCTCGAGATTACGGCGGAAACTGACCAGAAAGAGATCATGGCGGTCGCTCACACGAAGTATCCCATCTTCGGCGTGCAGTTCCATCCCGAGAGCATCCTGACGGAGAACGGAAAACAGATGATCAGGAACTTCATGGACGTGAAGAAGTGACCTGAGCGGAATATTCGAGGTAGACGTTTCCAGCTCGCGGCGCCGGTTACTCGTTGATCGGCGCCGCGTCGCGTTTCAATCCACGACCTTAGGAAGTCACGGGATACAGACCCCGCAGGTACCCCGCAGTCTCTTCAAGCGTAAGCTGACCCGGAGCGGTGCCTTCTCCGAAAGAGGCAAAAGTGAACAAGGAACCCAACGCGGGAAACAAAATGCGAGAGACTGTGCCCGTAGGTCCCATGCCGATGGACACAACGCCCAATGAAACATTGTGGAGCGTAAACTCTGCTAACGTGCGCAAATCGTTCCAGTCTTCGCATCGCGTCGCCACTTTCACAGCTGTGGCGCGGTTTTTCCAGCCCTCGTCCGCCATGGCTTGAATCACGTGCAGTGGCGGTGTCCCCTTGAAATCGTGAAACGAGGCGATGATCGTCTTGCCCGCATTTCTCGCGGTGGCAATAACGTCGTCGCGAATCTCTTGGGACGAAATCTCGATGTCGACTGCGTCAACATGCGGAATGACCGCCTCGAAGAGGGCCAGACGTTCGGCATCGCTCTTGTCCCATTTGCCGCCTTCTTGCGATGAACGAATAGTTGCCAGCGTGGGTACCCCCGCAAACTTCTCCACCTCGCCCAGAACGTGACTGGTATCGGTCGCCGAGTATAGATCGATTCTGAGCTCGGCCAGGTGCATTCCCAGTTCTCTTGCGCGGCGAATGTCTTCCTGCCTCGTTCCATCACGAAAGGGCACCGCAATGCGCGGTCCATTGCCGAGATTCAACGCGCCGATTGTTATCATTTGCTGGACTCCTATGCTGCACCGTAGTGATTTCGAGTATATCGACTGCGTTTGTGTATGCGCAAAACACGGTGCCGTGCAGTGAGGAGCCTTGATGACCGCCATGCGCGGTGGTTTTTGCATCGCCCCGATCTTGTTATAGTTGTCAATATGCGCCCTTTGGGCGCGGACTACTAGGGGGACGTCAGCATGGCAATTCTACTCAGCTTTCTTTGCGTTGCGGGAACCGCGGAATTCAACGCACGCCTGGATACATTCCCAATCGGATTCTGGAACTACGCGTCCATCGAGGTCTTTGACGAGGCGAAGATCCAAGAATGGCAGGACGCCGGGATTACGCTCACGATGGGGCCCGAGTATTCCGTGACGCCGGAAAATGTGGCTCGGATGCAGCAGATCCTCGATTGGTCGGATAAGCGAGGCATCAAAGTGATCGTGTGCGATCCGCGTGCTCAATCTCGTACGCCGTTGCCCGGGGACTTTGTGCAACAGGCGGCAGACGCAGCAAAGGACTTTGCCGGACATCACGCCACCTTCGGTTTTCATATCCTTGACGAACCATCGAAAGACGATTTTCAGTCGTGCTGCGATGCTGTCCGTGCCGTAAAACAAGCGGCGCCGGATCGGTCGCCGTTTGTGAATCTGTTACCGTGGCACATGGGCGCAACCGGTCGTGTCGGATATGACGATTGGGGAACCTACCTCGACGACTTCGTGCAGAAGTCCGGCATCGAATTCCTCTGCTACGACTGTTATTCGCAAATGAATCCGGGAAAGACGGGATGGGGAATGTACTTTCGCAATCTTCGCGAGTACGGTGCGGCAGCCAGGCGCGCGAACATACCGTTCTGGACCACCATCCTTTCAGTTGGACATTTCAATTACCGGTGTCCCAGCGAAGACGATATCCGGTGGCAATTCAACTCGTCCGTCGCCTACGGGGCTCAAGGGATTCTATATTTCTTCTTCTATATGCGGAATCCGCACGATAACTACCGGCTTTCGCCCGTGGACGAGTTCTGGGATCGCACTCCCGTATTCGAGTCCCTGAAGCGAACGAACAAAGGCTTCACGAAGCGCTACGGCCGTCTTTTTCTCGATCTACAACTCGTCAAAGCCATGCAATTCCCTGAGCCTATCGAAGGTTGTGAACCTTTCGCTGCCGACGATCTCTTCGTAAAGGCCGAGAGCACGTGTCCGTTGATTGTGTCCCGGTTTGTCGACTTGCAGGCCCGCCCTTGGGTTGCGGTGGTCAACAATACTGTCGACACGAACACGAACGCTACTCTCACATTTCGCGGCGCGAACACAACGGCCTACGAGATGAATTGGGAGAACAAGGAAACCGCTGCGGGCGTGCGCAAAGAAGAGGGAGGCGTCTCGGTGTCGCACTGGCTGGCGCCGGGTCAGATGCAAGTCTATCGCGTGGATGTGAAAGAGTGAGGGGCTGCGGTTGGCGTCTCCCTGACCTCTTTGAACCAGCGCAAAAGCGCCCGTATACTGGCGCGAAACCAACTCCGGAAGGGGATTCACTATGCGGGCATTGGTAACGGGCGGCGCCGGTTTTATCGGGTCGCACTTGTGCGACGCGTTGGTCAAGCGAGGACACAAGGTCTTTGTGCTTGACGACCTCAGCACGGGACGCTACGAGAACATTGAACATATCGATGGTCTCACGACTGTAATCGACTCGACGCTGAACCAGGATATCGTGCGCGAATTGGTGCGCGAAGTGGACGTCGTCTATCACTTGGCGGCGACATTGGGCGTTGAGTTGGTGGTGGACGAGCCCATTCTCACGATTACCAACAATATCCGTGGCACGGAGACGATCCTCGAAGAGACGTGCCGCTACCGCAGGCGCCTGCTCATCACGTCCACGAGTGAGGTCTACGGCAAGAGCGAAAAGGAAGTCTTCAAGGAAGACGATGACCGCATCATGGGCTCCACGCATTTGAGCCGATGGAGCTATGCGGAATCGAAAGCCATCGATGAATTCCTGGCGCTGGCCTATTGGCGCACGAAACGGCTGCCCTGTGTCGTTGTGCGCTTATTCAACATTGTCGGGCCGAGACAGACCGGGCGCTATGGCATGGTGGTCCCGCGGTTTGTCCGCGCGGCACTGCTCGGCGAACCGCTTCCTGTGTATGGAGATGGGCGCCAGACGCGCTGCTTTGCGTATGTGGGCGACGCCGTGCCCGCGCTGATGGGGTTGATGGAGCGCGCGGATATATCCGGCGAGATCTTCAACTTGGGAAACACCGAGCGCATCGCCATAGTCGATCTTGCGAAACGCGTCATTGAGCGCACCCGCAGTACGTCGGATATTCATTTCATCGACTACGGCCAAGCCTACGGTCCTGGATACGAGGACATGCGGCATCGCGCGCCGTCTCTGGAAAAGATTCAAGCGGCGATTGGATACCAGCCCAATACGCCGCTTGATGTGATTCTCGATTCCGTCATCGAGGACATGCGCAAGCGCATGTAGCCCGGGGCGAGTCCCTTGCGGCCAATCCTAGCGCAAGGGAACAGGATTGAGTGTTTTTACCTGAGCGTCGGGAGGAAGCTCGACGTCTCCTTCGTTTGGATTCTGTATTGCCGGTGGCCCTCCGGTCGTGCGAACACGGACCTTCCCGTCCACGTCTGAACGTTCAGTCACTTCCACCGGAGGCAGTGTCTTGTTCTCCAACTTGACCCACACGTCCAGCGGATCCTTCATTCGCATATCAACCGGCACAATGTCCTGAGCATAAATGGGACTCGTCATGGCCATTACGGTTGTTGGTCCAAAACCCGGGCCGGTCGCGGGCGTCAACACACGCACGCGATAGACCGCATAGGAGGGAGGCGTGTCGGTCAGGTAGAACACGGCAACCTTGCTCGATTCGACAATCTTCGTGAGAATCGGCCAGCCGTTTCTCAGCAGCTCGACCTTCAACCCCTTCGCCCTTGCAACCTGAATCTGGAATTGGATCGGCATGCCCAGCGGCAAGATGCCGCCGACGCCGATATCGGAGAACTTGCCTTTCGTGGCGCTCTTGGTGACCGCCGTCGCGGAGAACAAGATGGTCGGACCATCTATGTCAGAGGAAACATACGTGCGCCCGAGCCGAAGACCTTCGAGAATGCCCCGCACAGACTTTTCCTTTGCGTACACGTAGGTGAGCGGCTTGCCCATTGGCACTTCGGGACTGCTGGACTGGCTGCCGCCGATGGCGCACGCCTTCAACCCTCGAACAAGCTCGTAATCCCAGAACATGGCCGCTTGGCCGTTTGCGGATAGGTCGGGCGTCTTCGCCGCGCGCGAAATCGAATACACCAGTTTGTCGTCCACGCGGCGTTTGTACTCTTCCATCAACTGATCGAGAGCGAGTGGAGGCACTCCTCTCCAGTCGCGCGACCACACTTCTATCGCATTGACATAGCTGAGTCCTCGCTGCCATGGGGAATTCGGAAAGCACGGATGCGCTATGGCGAAGATGCCCCCTTGCGCTTGGACTCGCTGACACACTCCTTGATCGTCTTTGATGTCGTTGGTGAGCTCGGGAAACGTGCGCGGGCCGTAGATGAGCGCCACGCCGCGCTCATCCGTTCCCCATTCGAGCGCGGGTATCAATACCACTTTGTCCGATTGAAAATCGCTGTCGAACACCGAAGCCATCGTGTTGCGATCGGTAATCGCGATGAAGTCCAAACCGGACTTGTCTGCACGCTTCACCAATTGGCCAACCGTCTCTTTTCCGGAGCCGTGAATCGAACGAACGTGCAAATCTCCTTTGTACCATCCTGCGTCTTTAGACAAAACAGGTGATTCGAATGGAACTGGATTCG
This DNA window, taken from Candidatus Hydrogenedentota bacterium, encodes the following:
- a CDS encoding Xaa-Pro peptidase family protein, which encodes MTRLEGLRRRMTEARCDAFVSFAPPSNQYLTGFRGTTSAVIITASEAQFLCDFRYIEQAEEMVDKAFSIEQMAGSLIMRAGERLEQLGARVAAFEPSYMTVAELRTLRKHFTHELKEVDDIVLAGRRIKDSAEVEAIRAAQSLAESVLEEVTAQLRVGQTEQEVAAQFEYGFRKRGATGPSFESIVLFGSRCSLPHGQPGPTKLREQDTVLLDFGCRLNGYCSDLTRTYAFGSLSDLWFEEIYRLTLTAQRKALESIKPGMRGREVDAIARAVIEDGGHGKHFGHGLGHGVGIEIHEGPRLNIESETVLQPGMVVTVEPGIYLPGQGGVRIEDLVVVTESGYENLTTAPKELRVLGT
- the efp gene encoding elongation factor P, with translation MISTADFRNGLVVLQDGELMEIVEFQHVKPGKGGAFVRTKFKNVLTGRVLERTFRSGEKMEDVRLEEQTWQYLYSDGDLYHFMDPNTYEQTVVGSATVGDNKDYLKENNSANLVFYDGKVIKLNMPITVNLQITRCDPGVQGDRATGGTKPATLETGAVVQVPLFVNEGEMIKVDTRTGEYIERVNA
- the accB gene encoding acetyl-CoA carboxylase biotin carboxyl carrier protein, yielding MDLDKLRELIDIFQSSDLWEIELEEEGRRVRLTKGQQVVQQQPQSFVATLPPVAAPVMAAAPLAPVPIAPINVSHAAPAAPEATPAEGEEDLVTIDSPMVGVFYAAPSPGDPPFVSVGDTIELDQTVCIVEAMKLMNEVTAKFRAVIVRVLVENAEPVEYGQPLFAVRPLDTA
- the accC gene encoding acetyl-CoA carboxylase biotin carboxylase subunit, whose product is MFRRILIANRGEIAVRIIRACREAGITSIAVYSTADQDCLHASLADESICIGPPVATESYLHMPAIITAAEICDAHAIHPGYGFLSENPRFAAMCRECNIGFIGPSPEAIALSGNKSACRDKVKAAGVPVVPGSEGLVTNGEQALAIARQIGFPVLVKASAGGGGKGMRIAHNDVALQKAVGMASAEAQTAFGDAGVYIEKFVENARHIEFQILGDEHGRIMTLGERECTVQRRHQKLIEETPSTRLNSSMRSKMAKAAIRAAKAIGYTNAGTAEFIVAQDGSFYFIEFNARIQVEHPVTEEVTGMDLVREQIRIAAGEPLKSTWVKTEGHSIEARVYAEDPDANFAPSPGTVTSCHIPGGPGIRVDSHLFAGYTVPRYYDSLLAKVIARGATRDEAISRLAGALQEFTVVGVKTSAALCARIVQSDRFRRGELSTDMVDQFIAKGR
- the hisI gene encoding phosphoribosyl-AMP cyclohydrolase, yielding MQSESSSVRALYDILKTDDKGLVAAIIQHHETGQVLMLGYMNEESLGITLRERKACFWSRSRQKLWRKGETSGNVLNVIEIRVDCDGDALLVKCDPIGPTCHTNETSCFYRKVDFDASMTLAGDGVAKE
- the trpE gene encoding anthranilate synthase component I yields the protein MIHPTLEEFRKLAKPGAVVPVYRDVVADLETPVTAYLKIAKGQAYSFLLESVEKADQIGRYSFLGANPSTVFRSKGRDVVLTRDGRQSSFTSDDPLEELRKIMKDYQPVPVEGVPSFHGGAVGYMSYDQVRFFEKLPDKNPDALNLPDLYFMITDTILIFDHVNNRLKVVSNAHVKSDTASAYNEAVRKIDDLVATLKKPLFVTTERMHSGEVNAEIKSSFTKEAFCAAVDKAKEYICAGDIFQVVLSQRFEREVYASPTNLYRALRCINPSPYMTLVQYPEFSLVGSSPEVMTQVRNGRCMVRPIAGTRPRGASAAEDLALEKDLMADEKERAEHIMLVDLGRNDIGRISDPGTVAPSRLMTIEHYSHVMHIVSEVEGRIRKDADAFEALRATFPMGTVSGAPKIRAMEIIDELEPVRRGPYAGGCGYISFSGDMDTCIIIRTMVVKDGVAYLQAGAGIVYDSVPEREYDETVNKAKALFRAVEFAEKGLES
- a CDS encoding aminodeoxychorismate/anthranilate synthase component II, translated to MIVLIDNYDSFTYNLVQYFGELERDIRVFRNDAIDVEGIRALNPDRIVISPGPCTPHEAGISIDVIKQLGPEFPLLGVCLGHQAIGAAFGGDVVRAGRIMHGKVCAMTHTGNRFFKDVPSPFTATRYHSLIIKRDTCPKDLEITAETDQKEIMAVAHTKYPIFGVQFHPESILTENGKQMIRNFMDVKK
- a CDS encoding type I 3-dehydroquinate dehydratase, translating into MITIGALNLGNGPRIAVPFRDGTRQEDIRRARELGMHLAELRIDLYSATDTSHVLGEVEKFAGVPTLATIRSSQEGGKWDKSDAERLALFEAVIPHVDAVDIEISSQEIRDDVIATARNAGKTIIASFHDFKGTPPLHVIQAMADEGWKNRATAVKVATRCEDWNDLRTLAEFTLHNVSLGVVSIGMGPTGTVSRILFPALGSLFTFASFGEGTAPGQLTLEETAGYLRGLYPVTS
- a CDS encoding GDP-mannose 4,6-dehydratase; amino-acid sequence: MRALVTGGAGFIGSHLCDALVKRGHKVFVLDDLSTGRYENIEHIDGLTTVIDSTLNQDIVRELVREVDVVYHLAATLGVELVVDEPILTITNNIRGTETILEETCRYRRRLLITSTSEVYGKSEKEVFKEDDDRIMGSTHLSRWSYAESKAIDEFLALAYWRTKRLPCVVVRLFNIVGPRQTGRYGMVVPRFVRAALLGEPLPVYGDGRQTRCFAYVGDAVPALMGLMERADISGEIFNLGNTERIAIVDLAKRVIERTRSTSDIHFIDYGQAYGPGYEDMRHRAPSLEKIQAAIGYQPNTPLDVILDSVIEDMRKRM